From Anopheles darlingi chromosome 2, idAnoDarlMG_H_01, whole genome shotgun sequence, the proteins below share one genomic window:
- the LOC125949548 gene encoding serine/threonine-protein phosphatase PGAM5, mitochondrial isoform X2 — translation MGAWSRFMSKKFVTATAIGIGGVAGYWFSTNPSERHTVFNSFTTNYEPSACARWDFNWDHREPSSLVKPLKESNNPDADKDYKNAMEKKKGRATRHLILVRHGQYNLEGETDAECILTELGRKQASATGERLKSLALPYDVIVRSTMARAQETGKIVGRSLPDLQLKDCCLLEEGAPIPPEPPVGHWRPEASFFQDGARIESAFRKYFYRADATQKEDSYTIIVCHANVIRYFVCRALQVPAEAWLRISLGHASISWVSIYPNGRVSLRTLGDCGHMPKELLTR, via the exons ATGGGCGCGTGGAGTAGATTTATGAGTAAAAAGTTTGTTACCGCCACGGCTATCGGCATCGGTGGAGTCGCCGGCTATTGGTTTTCCACGAATCCTTCGGAACGGCACACCGTTTTCAACTCGTTCACCACCAACTACGAGCCGTCCGCATGTGCTCGCTGGGACTTCAACTGGGATCA CCGGGAACCGTCGAGCCTCGTGAAGCCGCTGAAGGAGAGTAACAATCCGGATGCTGACAAAGACTACAAAAACGcgatggaaaagaagaaaggacgTGCGACCCGGCATTTGATTTTGGTGCGGCATGGCCAGTACAATCTGGAGGGCGAAACCGATGCGGAATGCATACTGACCGAGCTCGGTCGCAAGCAGGCATCCGCGACCGGAGAGAGGTTGAAGAGCCTCGCGTTGCCCTACGACGTCATCGTACGCTCGACGATGGCTCGTGCGCAAGAGACGGGCAAAATTGTTGGACGTTCGTTGCCGGATCTTCAGCTAAAAGACTGCTGTCTGCTCGAAGAAGGTGCACCGATACCACCCGAACCGCCAGTTGGTCACTGGCGTCCTGAAGCATCG TTCTTCCAAGACGGTGCCCGTATTGAGAGTGCATTCCGGAAGTACTTTTACCGGGCCGATGCTACACAGAAAGAAGACTCGTACACGATAATCGTGTGTCATGCAAATGTGATACGATATTTCGTGTGCCGCGCGTTACAGGTGCCCGCCGAGGCATGGCTCCGTATTTCGCTCGGACACGCTTCCATTTCATGGGTCTCTATATACCCTAACGGTCGCGTGTCGCTCCGTACCCTCGGTGACTGTGGGCATATGCCGAAAGAACTGCTCACGCGCTAA
- the LOC125949548 gene encoding serine/threonine-protein phosphatase Pgam5, mitochondrial isoform X1 — translation MGAWSRFMSKKFVTATAIGIGGVAGYWFSTNPSERHTVFNSFTTNYEPSACARWDFNWDHREPSSLVKPLKESNNPDADKDYKNAMEKKKGRATRHLILVRHGQYNLEGETDAECILTELGRKQASATGERLKSLALPYDVIVRSTMARAQETGKIVGRSLPDLQLKDCCLLEEGAPIPPEPPVGHWRPEASQFFQDGARIESAFRKYFYRADATQKEDSYTIIVCHANVIRYFVCRALQVPAEAWLRISLGHASISWVSIYPNGRVSLRTLGDCGHMPKELLTR, via the exons ATGGGCGCGTGGAGTAGATTTATGAGTAAAAAGTTTGTTACCGCCACGGCTATCGGCATCGGTGGAGTCGCCGGCTATTGGTTTTCCACGAATCCTTCGGAACGGCACACCGTTTTCAACTCGTTCACCACCAACTACGAGCCGTCCGCATGTGCTCGCTGGGACTTCAACTGGGATCA CCGGGAACCGTCGAGCCTCGTGAAGCCGCTGAAGGAGAGTAACAATCCGGATGCTGACAAAGACTACAAAAACGcgatggaaaagaagaaaggacgTGCGACCCGGCATTTGATTTTGGTGCGGCATGGCCAGTACAATCTGGAGGGCGAAACCGATGCGGAATGCATACTGACCGAGCTCGGTCGCAAGCAGGCATCCGCGACCGGAGAGAGGTTGAAGAGCCTCGCGTTGCCCTACGACGTCATCGTACGCTCGACGATGGCTCGTGCGCAAGAGACGGGCAAAATTGTTGGACGTTCGTTGCCGGATCTTCAGCTAAAAGACTGCTGTCTGCTCGAAGAAGGTGCACCGATACCACCCGAACCGCCAGTTGGTCACTGGCGTCCTGAAGCATCG CAGTTCTTCCAAGACGGTGCCCGTATTGAGAGTGCATTCCGGAAGTACTTTTACCGGGCCGATGCTACACAGAAAGAAGACTCGTACACGATAATCGTGTGTCATGCAAATGTGATACGATATTTCGTGTGCCGCGCGTTACAGGTGCCCGCCGAGGCATGGCTCCGTATTTCGCTCGGACACGCTTCCATTTCATGGGTCTCTATATACCCTAACGGTCGCGTGTCGCTCCGTACCCTCGGTGACTGTGGGCATATGCCGAAAGAACTGCTCACGCGCTAA
- the LOC125949563 gene encoding myophilin, producing MSTNRAPKSGFAAEAQRKINSKYSEELAAECLEWIKEVTGEPINTSGDMDNFYEVLKDGTVLCTLVNAIEAGTVKKVNTSKMAFKCMENISAFLEAAIKFGVPPQETFQSVDLWERQNLNSVVICIQSLGRKAGKYGKPSIGPKEADKNERQFSDEQLRAGQTVISLQYGSNKGATQSGINFGNTRHM from the exons ATGTCTACCAACCGTGCCCCGAAATCCGGATTTGCCGCCGAAGCGCAGCGAAAG ATTAACTCCAAGTATAGTGAGGAGCTAGCCGCCGAATGTCTGGAATGGATCAAGGAGGTTACCGGCGAACCCATCAACACGTCCGGTGATATGGACAACTTCTACGAGGTGCTGAAGGATGGTACGGTGCTCTGCACGCTCGTTAACGCCATCGAGGCCGGCACGGTGAAGAAGGTCAACACTAGCAAGATGGCGTTCAAGTGTATGGAGAACATTTCCGCCTTCCTCGAGGCGGCCATCAAGTTCGGTGTGCCGCCACAGGAAACCTTCCAGAGTGTGGATCTGTGGGAGCGACAGAACCTTAACTCGGTCGTCATCTGCATCCAATCGCTTGGCCGAAAGGCGGGCAAGTACGGCAAACCATCGATCGGCCCGAAGGAGGCGGACAAGAACGAGCGTCAGTTCAGCGATGAGCAGCTGCGGGCCGGCCAGACCGTCATTTCGCTGCAGTATGGCTCGAACAAGGGTGCTACCCAGAGTGGTATCAACTTCGGCAACACTAGACACATGTAA